The Daucus carota subsp. sativus chromosome 2, DH1 v3.0, whole genome shotgun sequence genome includes a window with the following:
- the LOC135150410 gene encoding uncharacterized protein LOC135150410, with product MSNHGETTPGRNQPPDPRSGGGNNTPVDNTPSGNTPQDRAIIITDGEPVDMRRPISNSPPVFISNEELLKEFHYLRNKAREQQALRERIVQLESLVPGTHRSGKQPFEEDSQSGHHDDRRHVFVPRNLFASGGQTTIGGEGARDGGRPPQDRRAAAHLEEASRDINSLAERYRGRVSRADLLSLIKDLESRPEYASTGSRTTSTGRDGHRKEVPHGSDSKGYDRSKEQEPRGLGGRTERDPIVLEGRQSHGGTREHATSPGNGMIHQQTIADPHIQASSQANVPPSAQTPANQSNPLATTSDFTTTGTLPSTTPPQPNVQTIPGIGAIDVNSLRKLLAHFDGGQTSLSSQALSPFSAEVIEAPLPANYRNTTSDLKFHGNSDVVEFLGRFNVEMGVYQIPDLVRCRLLASTFRDNAYQWFRKLEPASIITWTNMQTMFLTQFQATVKYAPPVTTLANIKQKEGETLHAYFKRLRVGTDFWKHLQGNDPKSLADLYARAEAYKNVEQSLAESRKNERSPVKARQKRRDRSPSPEQRVRRRSPNRVNTTYKRNYTPPRDHEERGDHWTSLAAPIDHIFEVNRDKGLFRRPAPLNSWRAKNKDKYCEYHESTGHDTHECRQLKEEIESLIKEGHLNEWIVREARSRRDIRAKDKRGLGYTSDQERGKQEDIQFVKEGSIHVIFGGPHLAGKGTKAMERYAKEAKGRPLTNIHNLSSRPPKIFRGEAIDITFSEEDARWVHHPHNDALVIALRIGPMNVHRVLVDNGSSVNILYYSTYQKLGLPDKDMKVEDVYIYGFGREAVKVKGTIRLPVTLGEGTCSATQVMDFMIVDHDSSHNTIVGRPLLKEMRVVTSIYHLFMKFPTPGGIGIVRGCQYDSRECYLQSLKGFRKSRSLKEPTDANASEVVNLTYIVQFPDEEDSFKRIKGKEMMEVDSDAELKPCSIWEKGETSRTKEESDLDPRLPLESTKTGPAEDTIEIQVGEAKEAKVLRIGSKLKGELKANLIHFLRSNLDVFAWCHADMIGIDPGKRRPVSGERAQALKEEVDRLLGAKLIKESFYLTWLANPVLVKKPNGKWRTCVDFTDLNKACPKDSFPLPKIDQLVDATAGHALLSFTDAYSGYNQIPMHEPDQEHTSFITDRGLYCYIGMPFGLINAGATYQRLVNMMFKEQIGKTMEVYVDDMLVKSKEAQDHIQHLAEMFDILRKHRMKLNPQKCVFGVESGKFLGFMVNHWGIEANPAKIKALLDMKPPQNVRQVQSLTGRIAALNRFVSKSFDRCKEFFKAIKDAGLTFVWTDECEEAFQKIKEQLEKPPLLAKPVEGETLILYLAVSRYSVSAVLVKEEKDAQFPVYYVSKRLQDAETRYTSMIKLVYSLILAARKLRPYFQAHKIEVRTSYPLRQIMHKPEATGRLMEWAVELGQFDLDYKPRATIKGQALADFLLEFEDDAQEWAIVP from the exons ATGTCGAATCACGGCGAGACAACGCCCGGCAGGAACCAACCGCCTGATCCCAGATCAGGAGGAGGCAATAATACCCCCGTCGACAATACACCGTCGGGAAACACTCCTCAAGATAGAGCGATCATCATAACAGATGGGGAACCCGTCGATATGCGACGTCCCATCTCCAACTCGCCGCCGGTCTTCATAAGTAACGAGGAGTTGCTTAAAGAATTTCACTATCTGAGAAACAAGGCGAGAGAACAACAAGCGCTCAGAGAGCGAATCGTTCAACTTGAATCTCTTGTGCCCGGAACACATCGTTCCGGGAAGCAACCCTTTGAGGAAGACAGTCAGTCAGGCCACCACGATGATAGGAGGCATGTGTTTGTTCCACGAAACTTGTTTGCATCAGGTGGCCAGACCACCATTGGAGGAGAAGGTGCCAGAGATGGAGGGAGACCTCCGCAAGATAGGCGAGCGGCTGCGCATCTGGAAGAGGCCAGTCGGGATATCAATTCTCTGGCGGAAAGATACAGAGGAAGAGTCAGTAGGGCAGATCTGCTATCCCTAATCAAGGATCTTGAAAGTAGGCCTGAGTACGCGAGTACCGGGTCAAGAACAACAAGCACGGGCCGAGATGGGCATAGGAAGGAAGTTCCACATGGGTCAGACTCAAAGGGCTATGACAgatcaaaagaacaagaaccccgTGGCTTGGGTGGAAGAACAGAGCGAGACCCAATTGTGCTTGAAGGACGGCAGAGTCATGGAGGAACGCGCGAGCATGCGACGTCTCCGGGCAACGGAATGATTCATCAACAGACCATTGCCGATCCTCATATTCAAGCCTCATCTCAGGCCAATGTGCCCCCATCCGCTCAGACTCCCGCTAATCAATCCAATCCTCTTGCCACGACAAGTGATTTCACGACTACCGGAACACTACCATCAACGACTCCGCCACAGCCAAATGTCCAAACCATTCCAGGCATTGGAGCTATTGATGTCAACAGCCTTAGAAAGCTTCTAGCACACTTTGATGGAGGCCAGACATCTCTCTCAAGCCAAGCCCTATCACCATTCTCTGCCGAAGTGATAGAAGCTCCACTGCCAGCCAATTACAGAAACACCACGTCTGATCTAAAGTTTCATGGTAATTCGGATGTTGTGGAGTTTCTTGGAAGGTTCAATGTTGAAATGGGTGTCTACCAGATACCGGATCTTGTTAGGTGTCGGCTCCTTGCTTCCACATTCAGGGATAACGCCTATCAATGGTTCCGGAAGTTGGAACCCGCATCCATCATTACTTGGACAAACATGCAGACTATGTTCTTGACTCAGTTCCAGGCAACCGTCAAGTATGCTCCACCGGTCACCACTTTGGCAAACATCAAACAGAAGGAAGGAGAGACTCTCCATGCTTACTTCAAGC GGCTTCGAGTAGGAACCGACTTTTGGAAACACTTGCAAGGCAATGATCCCAAGTCCTTAGCGGATCTTTATGCAAGGGCTGAAGCATACAAGAATGTCGAGCAATCACTGGCTGAGAGTAGGAAGAATGAGAGAAGCCCTGTTAAGGCCCGGCAAAAGAGGAGAGACCGGTCCCCAAGTCCAGAACAAAGGGTGAGGCGACGAAGTCCCAATCGGGTCAACACCACGTACAAAAGGAACTACACGCCTCCTAGGGATCATGAAGAAAGAGGAGATCATTGGACATCGCTCGCTGCACCAATTGACCACATCTTCGAAGTTAATCGAGACAAGGGACTCTTTCGCAGGCCAGCACCACTAAATTCTTGGAGAGCCAAGAATAAGGACAAGTACTGTGAGTACCACGAATCAACTGGGCATGACACCCATGAATGTAGGCAACTGAAAGAAGAGATCGAATCGCTAATCAAAGAAGGTCACCTTAATGAGTGGATAGTACGTGAAGCCCGATCCCGACGGGATATTCGAGCCAAAGACAAGAGAGGACTTGGTTATACTAGTGATCAAGAAAGGGGGAAGCAAGAAGATATCCAGTTCGTTAAGGAAGGGAGCATTCATGTCATCTTTGGAGGGCCACATTTGGCTGGTAAGGGGACCAAGGCTATGGAGAGATATGCAAAGGAAGCTAAAGGTAGGCCCCTTACCAATATACATAATTTGTCATCTAGGCCTCCTAAGATCTTTAGAGGAGAAGCTATTGACATTACTTTTTCAGAGGAAGATGCCAGATGGGTTCACCACCCGCACAATGACGCCCTAGTGATCGCCCTTCGTATTGGCCCGATGAATGTTCATCGAGTGCTTGTTGATAATGGTAGCTCAGTCAACATTCTTTACTACAGCACCTACCAGAAGCTGGGCCTCCCTGACAAGGATATGAAAGTTGAGGATGTGTACATCTATGGGTTTGGAAGAGAAGCGGTGAAAGTGAAAGGAACAATCCGGCTACCAGTGACCCTAGGAGAAGGAACATGTTCGGCCACCCAGGTCATGGATTTCATGATTGTAGATCACGACTCATCACATAACACCATTGTTGGGCGACCCCTACTAAAAGAAATGAGGGTGGTCACATCAATATACCACTTGTTTATGAAATTCCCAACACCGGGGGGAATTGGGATCGTGAGGGGGTGCCAATATGACTCCAGAGAGTGTTACCTTCAATCCCTCAAAGGTTTCAGGAAGAGTAGATCATTGAAAGAACCCACTGATGCGAACGCTAGTGAGGTGGTCAACTTGACTTATATTGTCCAGTTCCCTGATGAAGAGGATAGTTTTAAGCGAATAAAAGGGAAGGAAATGATGGAGGTAGATTCGGATGCGGAACTTAAGCCTTGCTCTATATGGGAAAAAGGGGAGACGTCCAGAACCAAAGAAGAGTCTGATCTAGACCCAAGGTTGCCCTTGGAGTCAACCAAGACCGGCCCAGCTGAAGATACAATTGAAATCCAAGTGGGAGAAGCCAAAGAAGCCAAGGTATTAAGAATAGGTTCCAAGCTAAAAGGAGAGTTGAAGGCGAACCTTATCCATTTCTTGAGGAGCAACTTGGATGTTTTTGCTTGGTGCCATGCCGACATGATAGGGATAGACCCGGGG AAGAGAAGACCTGTTAGTGGAGAAAGGGCCCAAGCACTAAAAGAGGAAGTTGACCGATTGTTGGGTGCCAAGCTAATTAAAGAATCATTCTACCTTACATGGCTGGCTAATCCTGTCCTTGTTAAGAAGCCTAATGGGAAATGGAGAACCTGTGTTGACTTCACTGATCTCAACAAAGCATGCCCAAAGGATAGTTTCCCACTCCCAAAGATAGATCAGTTGGTAGATGCCACGGCAGGACACGCCTTGCTAAGTTTCACGGATGCCTATTCAGGATACAATCAGATACCCATGCatgagccagatcaggaacataCTTCATTTATAACAGACAGAGGGTTGTACTGCTATATAGGGATGCCATTCGGACTAATTAATGCTGGAGCAACTTACCAACGCCTTGTGAACATGATGTTTAAGGAACAGATCGGTAAGACTATGGAggtttatgtggatgacatgttgGTCAAGTCCAAAGAGGCGCAAGATCATATTCAACATTTAGCTGAAATGTTTGACATACTCAGGAAACATCGAATGAAGTTAAACCCGCAGAAGTGTGTGTTTGGAGTGGAGTCCGGTAAATTCTTGGGTTTCATGGTAAACCATTGGGGGATCGAGGCTAACCCTGCAAAGATCAAGGCGCTACTCGATATGAAGCCTCCTCAGAATGTTAGGCAGGTACAGAGCTTGACAGGCAGAATAGCGGCATTAAATAGATTTGTGTCCAAGTCCTTTGATAGATGCAAGGAGTTCTTTAAAGCTATCAAGGATGCAGGATTAACGTTCGTATGGACAGACGAATGTGAGGAGGCCTTCCAAAAGATAAAGGAGCAGTTGGAAAAGCCACCTCTCTTGGCCAAGCCAGTAGAAGGAGAAACATTGATCTTGTACCTGGCTGTTTCAAGATACTCTGTCAGTGCCGTCCTTGTAAAGGAGGAAAAGGATGCCCAATTTCCGGTGTACTATGTTAGCAAGAGGCTTCAAGATGCTGAGACAAGATACACCAGCATGATAAAGTTAGTATATTCTTTGATCTTAGCGGCAAGGAAACTTCGCCCATATTTTCAGGCACATAAGATAGAGGTAAGAACCTCCTATCCCCTGCGCCAGATTATGCATAAACCTGAAGCAACAGGAAGACTTATGGAGTGGGCTGTTGAGCTAGGACAGTTTGACTTGGATTACAAGCCTAGAGCTACTATCAAAGGTCAAGCCCTGGCTGATTTCTTGTTGGAATTTGAAGATGATGCTCAGGAGTGGGCAATAGTACCGTAG